One Microbacterium sp. zg-B96 genomic region harbors:
- a CDS encoding ABC transporter permease codes for MTTTQQFVRANPARDTWNVLTRELRPIVRDPFSLIFSLLQPLVFLGLFAPLLAGAAGGDVAETLRWFVPGVLVMIVLFGTGATGSNLQYEMMTGSHERTLVAPLSRSALLVGRALKEIAPIVVQAIIIVLIAWPFGFRVDPAGLVVGLALLAVFGVGLGALSYSLALATKEREWLFWGVQQSLIFPLLILSGMLLPLDDGPAWMRVVAAVNPVNWVVQAERALLSGDFDAPAVLWGWIAGLAVALVGLVVGVRAMRRSS; via the coding sequence ATGACCACCACACAGCAGTTCGTGCGTGCGAACCCCGCCCGCGACACCTGGAACGTGCTCACGCGGGAGTTGCGGCCGATCGTGCGCGACCCGTTCTCGCTCATCTTCAGCCTGCTGCAGCCGCTGGTGTTCCTCGGGCTGTTCGCCCCGCTGCTGGCGGGAGCCGCCGGCGGCGACGTCGCCGAGACGCTGCGGTGGTTCGTGCCGGGGGTGCTGGTGATGATCGTGCTGTTCGGGACCGGCGCCACCGGCTCCAACCTGCAGTACGAGATGATGACCGGCTCCCACGAGCGCACTCTGGTCGCCCCGCTGTCGCGGTCGGCGCTGCTGGTGGGCCGGGCGCTCAAGGAGATCGCCCCGATCGTGGTGCAGGCGATCATCATCGTGCTGATCGCCTGGCCGTTCGGCTTTCGCGTGGATCCGGCGGGCCTGGTGGTCGGGCTGGCGCTGCTGGCGGTGTTCGGGGTGGGGCTCGGTGCGCTGTCCTACTCCCTCGCGCTGGCGACGAAAGAACGCGAGTGGCTGTTCTGGGGAGTGCAGCAGTCGCTGATCTTCCCGCTGCTCATCCTGTCGGGCATGCTGCTGCCGCTGGATGACGGCCCGGCGTGGATGCGGGTGGTCGCCGCGGTGAACCCGGTCAACTGGGTCGTGCAGGCCGAGAGGGCACTGCTGTCGGGCGACTTCGATGCCCCGGCGGTGCTGTGGGGCTGGATCGCGGGGCTCGCGGTCGCCCTTGTGGGACTCGTGGTCGGCGTGCGGGCGATGCGCCGATCCAGCTGA
- a CDS encoding iron-containing redox enzyme family protein translates to MTLYAPAETHAPVRPSARGPLGREILALLEDEARDASSVRTLAAQAVAAADDIARDDDVQLSLFLLYALHYGSLADLPTSREWDVDLLAARQVLEAAFEAQLRSEITVPAAPDPTADAVARLLFSFTAPTPGPSLARYVAKTASAEQLREFLMHRSVYTLREADPHSWAIPRLTGRAKAALMEIQFDEYGSGDAGRAHAGIFAQTMRGAGLDDTYGVYVDAVPAVTLASLNMMSMFGLNRRLRGAIVGHLAAFEMTSSIPNKHYGDGFRRNGFDTDVTWYFDEHVEADAVHEQIAGRDMAGALAEDEPELLGDILFGAAACLAVDGWAGDHILQAWQQDRSAVREGWEQHRVAS, encoded by the coding sequence ATGACGCTCTACGCGCCCGCCGAGACCCACGCTCCGGTTCGACCCTCCGCCCGCGGCCCCCTCGGACGTGAGATCCTGGCGCTCCTCGAAGACGAGGCGCGCGACGCCTCGAGCGTCCGCACCCTCGCCGCACAGGCGGTGGCCGCCGCCGACGACATCGCCCGCGACGACGATGTGCAGCTGAGCCTGTTCCTGCTGTACGCCCTGCATTACGGGTCGCTGGCGGACCTCCCCACGTCGCGTGAATGGGACGTCGACCTGCTCGCCGCGCGGCAGGTGCTGGAGGCCGCCTTCGAAGCCCAACTGCGCAGCGAGATCACCGTGCCCGCTGCCCCCGACCCCACGGCCGACGCCGTGGCTCGGCTGCTCTTCTCCTTCACCGCTCCCACGCCGGGCCCGAGCCTGGCGCGGTACGTCGCCAAGACGGCATCCGCTGAGCAGTTGCGGGAGTTCCTGATGCACCGCAGCGTCTACACGCTGCGCGAAGCCGACCCGCACTCGTGGGCGATTCCGCGGCTGACCGGCCGGGCGAAGGCCGCGCTCATGGAGATCCAGTTCGACGAGTACGGCAGCGGTGACGCGGGCCGGGCCCACGCCGGGATCTTCGCCCAGACCATGCGCGGCGCGGGGCTCGACGACACCTACGGCGTCTACGTCGACGCGGTGCCGGCGGTGACCCTCGCCTCGCTCAACATGATGTCGATGTTCGGGCTCAACCGCCGACTGCGCGGCGCGATCGTCGGCCATCTTGCGGCGTTCGAGATGACCTCGTCGATCCCGAACAAGCACTACGGCGACGGCTTCCGCCGCAACGGCTTCGACACCGATGTCACCTGGTACTTCGACGAGCACGTCGAAGCGGATGCCGTGCACGAGCAGATCGCCGGGCGCGACATGGCCGGGGCGCTCGCCGAGGACGAGCCCGAGCTGCTCGGCGACATTCTCTTCGGCGCCGCAGCGTGCCTGGCCGTGGACGGCTGGGCGGGCGATCACATCCTTCAGGCGTGGCAGCAGGACCGCAGCGCCGTTCGGGAGGGCTGGGAACAGCACCGTGTCGCATCCTGA
- a CDS encoding HIRAN domain-containing protein, with translation MPLWWEHLRNLLSLRAHEHATLPDLRGLETVRARVEGTHYLAHDRERSHDGDRMYVLRREPRNKRDMSAIAVYARGRAVGYVSATRAAAIAPLLDRLGGAAVINGLGSESGSSRLWVDLPEEEALLGFVRSYEGDAISDAAAPPR, from the coding sequence ATGCCTCTCTGGTGGGAACACTTGCGTAATCTGCTGTCTCTGCGCGCCCACGAGCATGCCACCCTGCCGGACCTCCGCGGACTGGAAACGGTCCGGGCGCGCGTCGAGGGCACGCACTATCTGGCGCACGACCGGGAGCGCTCGCACGACGGCGATCGCATGTATGTGCTGCGCCGGGAGCCGCGCAACAAGCGGGACATGTCCGCGATCGCGGTCTACGCGCGGGGTCGGGCGGTCGGCTACGTTTCCGCCACGCGGGCCGCAGCGATCGCGCCCCTGCTGGACCGGCTCGGCGGCGCCGCTGTGATCAACGGGCTGGGTTCGGAATCGGGCAGCAGCCGACTGTGGGTGGACCTGCCGGAGGAAGAGGCGTTGCTCGGCTTCGTTCGCTCGTACGAGGGCGACGCGATCAGCGACGCAGCAGCACCTCCTCGCTGA
- a CDS encoding FUSC family protein: MALSRLVLAAKTAVAAAVAWYLAPFVPFADADYSYYAPMGVLVSMYPTVADSARAGLQALVGLAIGIVLGFGGLAVVGAGAPGVVAIAIVVGVGVALGGIRRLGVGRDWIALAGLFVLVLGGSNADAFSTSYLVTMAFGVAVGITANYLLVPPLYLREAGAQLATLRERIADTLDQMAAGVDAGVLKDDDLVAAAENLAALAEVAAEGVQQASRSGRGNPRGRRRAAEQAQLERGWRALQRSVLLARELADILIQHPEVYGQPRSDDGVLSAALRAVGTAISTVATGENAAAHLAVATDAIDRYVRVGADPDAPQPSPAVTVSVCLGRLVQLARSLL; the protein is encoded by the coding sequence ATGGCACTGTCGCGCCTCGTGCTGGCAGCCAAGACCGCCGTCGCCGCGGCGGTGGCCTGGTATCTCGCGCCCTTCGTGCCGTTCGCCGACGCGGACTACTCCTACTACGCGCCGATGGGTGTGCTGGTGAGCATGTACCCGACCGTCGCCGACTCGGCCCGTGCCGGGCTGCAGGCGCTCGTCGGACTTGCCATCGGCATCGTGCTGGGCTTCGGCGGGCTGGCCGTGGTCGGTGCGGGTGCGCCGGGGGTCGTCGCCATCGCGATCGTCGTCGGTGTCGGCGTCGCGCTGGGCGGCATCCGGCGGCTGGGCGTCGGGCGCGACTGGATCGCCCTGGCCGGATTGTTCGTGCTGGTGCTCGGCGGCTCGAACGCCGACGCGTTCTCGACCTCGTACCTGGTCACCATGGCGTTCGGCGTGGCGGTCGGGATCACCGCCAACTACCTTCTGGTGCCGCCGCTGTATCTGCGCGAAGCGGGGGCGCAGCTGGCGACACTGCGCGAGCGGATCGCCGACACCCTCGATCAGATGGCGGCGGGGGTGGATGCCGGCGTTCTGAAGGACGACGACCTCGTGGCCGCCGCGGAGAACCTCGCGGCCCTGGCCGAGGTGGCGGCGGAGGGCGTGCAGCAGGCGAGCCGCAGCGGACGCGGAAACCCCCGAGGGCGGCGGCGGGCCGCGGAGCAGGCTCAGCTCGAGCGGGGCTGGCGGGCCCTGCAGCGCTCGGTGCTGCTGGCGCGCGAACTGGCGGACATCCTCATCCAGCATCCGGAGGTGTACGGCCAGCCGCGCAGCGACGACGGCGTGCTGTCCGCCGCACTGCGCGCCGTCGGCACGGCCATCTCGACCGTCGCCACGGGGGAGAACGCGGCTGCGCACCTGGCCGTCGCGACGGATGCGATCGACCGGTACGTCAGGGTCGGCGCCGACCCCGATGCCCCGCAGCCGAGCCCGGCGGTCACGGTCTCGGTCTGTCTGGGGCGCCTGGTACAGCTCGCGCGATCGCTGCTGTGA
- a CDS encoding phosphoketolase family protein — MGIDTLRIDDDTAAGLDLWWRAANYLSVGQIYLLDNPLLREQLTPEHVKPRLLGHFGTAPGLNLIYAHLNRAIIDRALDVVYIAGPGHGGPAMVANAWLDGTYSELFPAVARDEQGLAALMRQFSFPGGIPSHAAPETPGSMHEGGELGYSLSHAYGAAFDNPGLTVACVIGDGEAETGALATAWHGNKFLNPVTDGTVLPILHLNGWKIANPTVLARIPQDELLSLLRGYGHDPLLASFAVDDDPLEVHRTFAAVVDEALDRIDRIRAAARAGDLRRPRWPMIVLRSPKGWTGPAVVDGEPVEGTWRSHQVPVSGARENEAHLQVLAQWLRSYRPEELFGPTGEPRAEITALAPPPQRRMSASRHVHNGVVRPLDLPDFRSFQVPVTQHGGADEESTAVLGRFFAEVMRRNPEDFRLFGPDEIASNRLAPAVYDVTAKQWMAATEDVDRDLAPAGRAMEVLSEHQCQGWLEGYLLTGRHGVFTSYEAFVHVVDSMFNQHAKWLQSSAGIPWRSPIASLNYLLSSHVWRQDHNGFSHQDPGFLDVVMNKSPDVVRVYLPFDANTLLATYDRCLRSRDLVNVVVAGKQPEPQWLAMDDAIAHVERGAGVLEWAGSETAGQSVDVVLACAGDVPTIETIAAASLLREHIPDLRVRVVNVVDLGRLQPDTVHPHGMTDDDFDALFTADRPIVFAFHGYPWLVHRLTYRRRGHDNLHVRGFLERGTTTTPFDMLMMNDLDRYHLVMDVIDRVPGLADRCGDVRQRMQDLRDAARSHTRETGEDVAWVRDWRWSPQ, encoded by the coding sequence ATGGGCATCGACACCCTCAGGATCGACGACGACACCGCCGCCGGGCTGGACCTGTGGTGGCGGGCGGCGAACTACCTCTCGGTCGGCCAGATCTACCTGCTGGACAACCCGTTGCTGCGCGAGCAGCTGACCCCCGAACACGTCAAACCGCGCCTGCTCGGACACTTCGGCACCGCGCCCGGGCTCAACCTGATCTACGCCCACCTGAACCGCGCGATCATCGACCGCGCCCTCGATGTGGTCTACATCGCCGGCCCCGGCCACGGCGGGCCCGCGATGGTCGCCAATGCGTGGCTGGATGGCACCTACAGCGAACTCTTCCCCGCCGTCGCACGTGACGAGCAGGGTCTGGCCGCGCTCATGCGCCAGTTCTCCTTCCCTGGCGGCATCCCGAGTCACGCCGCCCCCGAGACGCCCGGGTCGATGCACGAGGGCGGGGAGCTCGGCTACTCGCTCAGCCACGCCTACGGCGCCGCGTTCGACAACCCCGGCCTGACGGTGGCGTGCGTCATCGGCGACGGCGAGGCCGAGACCGGGGCGCTTGCCACTGCGTGGCACGGCAACAAGTTCCTCAACCCGGTGACCGACGGCACGGTGCTGCCGATCCTGCATCTGAACGGCTGGAAGATCGCCAACCCCACGGTGCTCGCGCGCATCCCGCAGGACGAGCTGCTCTCGCTGCTGCGCGGCTACGGGCACGACCCCCTGCTGGCGAGCTTCGCCGTCGACGACGACCCGCTCGAGGTGCACCGCACGTTCGCCGCCGTCGTCGACGAAGCCCTCGACCGCATCGACCGCATCCGCGCCGCCGCTCGCGCCGGAGACCTGCGGCGCCCTCGTTGGCCGATGATCGTCCTGCGCTCACCCAAGGGGTGGACCGGACCGGCGGTCGTTGACGGCGAGCCCGTCGAAGGCACGTGGCGCTCCCACCAGGTGCCGGTATCGGGGGCGCGCGAGAACGAGGCGCACCTGCAGGTGCTGGCGCAGTGGCTGCGGTCGTACCGCCCGGAGGAGCTGTTCGGCCCGACGGGGGAGCCGCGCGCGGAGATCACCGCCCTGGCTCCGCCGCCGCAGCGCCGCATGAGCGCGTCACGGCACGTGCACAACGGCGTGGTGCGGCCGCTGGATCTCCCCGACTTCCGCTCGTTCCAGGTGCCGGTCACCCAGCACGGCGGCGCGGACGAGGAGAGCACCGCCGTGCTCGGCCGCTTCTTCGCGGAGGTCATGCGTCGCAATCCCGAGGACTTCCGCCTCTTCGGTCCCGACGAGATCGCCTCCAACCGGCTGGCCCCCGCCGTGTACGACGTCACCGCCAAGCAGTGGATGGCCGCGACCGAGGACGTCGACCGTGACCTCGCCCCCGCCGGCCGGGCGATGGAGGTGCTCAGCGAGCACCAGTGCCAGGGGTGGCTCGAGGGCTACCTGCTCACCGGCCGGCACGGTGTCTTCACCTCCTACGAGGCGTTCGTGCACGTGGTCGATTCGATGTTCAACCAGCATGCCAAGTGGCTCCAGTCCAGTGCCGGCATCCCGTGGCGCTCGCCGATTGCGAGCCTGAACTACCTGCTTTCCAGCCACGTCTGGAGACAGGATCACAACGGGTTCTCCCACCAGGACCCCGGGTTCCTGGACGTCGTGATGAACAAGAGCCCCGACGTGGTACGGGTGTACCTGCCATTCGATGCGAACACGCTGCTGGCCACCTACGACCGCTGCCTGCGCTCGCGGGATCTCGTCAACGTCGTGGTCGCCGGCAAACAGCCCGAACCGCAGTGGCTGGCAATGGACGACGCCATCGCCCATGTGGAACGAGGCGCCGGTGTCCTGGAGTGGGCCGGCAGCGAGACCGCGGGCCAGAGCGTCGACGTCGTGCTCGCCTGCGCGGGCGACGTGCCGACGATCGAGACGATCGCGGCGGCGTCGCTGCTGCGCGAGCACATCCCCGACCTGCGGGTGCGCGTGGTCAACGTGGTGGATCTCGGCCGGCTCCAGCCCGATACGGTGCATCCGCACGGCATGACCGACGACGACTTCGACGCGCTGTTCACCGCCGACCGCCCCATCGTCTTCGCCTTCCACGGGTACCCGTGGCTCGTGCACCGGCTGACCTACCGGCGCCGGGGGCACGACAACCTGCATGTGCGCGGGTTCCTCGAGCGGGGCACCACCACGACGCCCTTCGACATGCTGATGATGAACGACCTCGATCGGTACCACCTGGTGATGGACGTCATCGACCGCGTGCCGGGACTGGCCGATCGCTGCGGCGACGTGCGGCAGCGGATGCAGGACCTGCGGGATGCCGCGCGCAGCCACACCCGCGAGACCGGCGAGGACGTCGCCTGGGTGCGGGACTGGCGCTGGTCGCCGCAGTGA
- a CDS encoding M23 family metallopeptidase, with translation MTQHPTPATPSRRFARLTARTAVRPDNPRHNARGAFAIAVVVSLAGTSALPAMALTPVEGSTAAQPTAAQPAAAGAAQTPAAVAAEAPAAQVQSLVVASATDGITLNRASYAATTPEELASIEAARAEQERARLAAAITNGQLSSVASALPVGGGVVRPLPYFNNFGTPYAGHKGVDYMVGAGTPISSIADGVVIESSESGPGWGVYVKVAHNINGTSVTSLYAHMTYGTRTVQVGDRVAAGQVIGQVGSTGRAFGAHLHLEVQVNNGYVNGESWLVANGA, from the coding sequence TTGACTCAGCACCCCACCCCTGCCACGCCTTCGCGCCGCTTCGCCCGACTGACCGCCCGAACGGCGGTGCGTCCGGACAATCCGAGGCACAACGCGCGAGGCGCCTTCGCGATCGCCGTGGTCGTCAGCCTCGCCGGCACCTCCGCGCTGCCCGCCATGGCACTGACCCCGGTCGAGGGTTCGACCGCGGCCCAGCCGACCGCGGCCCAGCCCGCCGCGGCGGGTGCGGCTCAGACGCCCGCGGCTGTCGCGGCGGAGGCGCCCGCCGCACAGGTGCAGTCGCTCGTCGTCGCCTCGGCGACCGATGGCATCACCCTGAACCGCGCGTCCTACGCGGCCACGACGCCGGAGGAGCTCGCCAGCATCGAGGCAGCCAGGGCCGAGCAGGAGCGCGCACGCCTGGCTGCCGCGATCACGAACGGCCAGCTCTCCTCCGTCGCCTCGGCACTGCCGGTGGGCGGTGGCGTGGTGCGGCCGCTGCCGTACTTCAACAACTTCGGCACACCGTATGCCGGCCACAAGGGCGTGGACTACATGGTCGGTGCCGGCACCCCCATCTCGTCCATCGCGGACGGCGTCGTCATCGAGTCGTCCGAGAGCGGACCGGGTTGGGGCGTCTACGTCAAGGTCGCCCACAACATCAACGGCACCAGTGTCACGAGCCTCTACGCCCACATGACCTACGGCACCCGCACCGTGCAGGTGGGCGACCGCGTCGCCGCCGGCCAGGTCATCGGTCAGGTCGGTTCCACCGGCCGCGCCTTCGGGGCGCACCTGCACCTCGAAGTCCAGGTCAACAACGGGTACGTCAACGGCGAGAGCTGGCTGGTCGCCAACGGCGCCTAG
- a CDS encoding CDGSH iron-sulfur domain-containing protein, protein MTENETTITAYPDGPLIVRGTGVTYRNEAGEEIRQPRRTAALCRCGVSAIKPWCDGTHKLVGFTTTPVLPADANP, encoded by the coding sequence ATGACCGAGAACGAGACCACCATCACCGCCTACCCGGACGGTCCACTGATCGTGCGAGGCACCGGGGTCACCTACCGCAACGAAGCGGGCGAGGAGATCCGCCAACCCCGGCGCACCGCGGCGCTGTGCCGCTGCGGAGTGTCGGCGATCAAGCCGTGGTGCGACGGCACCCACAAGCTCGTCGGCTTCACCACGACCCCGGTGCTCCCCGCCGACGCGAACCCCTGA
- a CDS encoding glycosyltransferase family 2 protein: MSHPEHDRLDGEYVLPLRWDDDAGLGELTDYLARLRRWVDVTVVDGSAPPLFEGHHVTWPFVRHIPPAVAGRNGKARGAVTGIRCSRHEKIVIADDDVRYGRQQLTTVLDRLDAADAVRPQNVFVPAPWHARWDTGRSLLNRGLGGDFSGTVAVRRGALPEAGYDTDVLFENLELERTVRAHGGRVDVASDVYVARRPPELAKFFEQRVRQAYDDLAQPGRLARELALLPLMVALLRARNVWGLAVLAAVVVAVAAIGRARAGGRRHFRATDCLWAVPWAMERAVTVWIAVALRLRGGVRYRDGRILRAATPLRTLRRAT; this comes from the coding sequence GTGTCGCATCCTGAGCATGACCGCCTCGACGGGGAGTACGTGCTGCCGCTGCGCTGGGACGACGACGCCGGCCTGGGGGAACTGACCGACTACCTCGCGCGGTTGCGGCGCTGGGTGGACGTGACGGTCGTGGACGGGTCGGCCCCGCCACTGTTCGAGGGGCACCACGTGACCTGGCCGTTCGTACGGCACATCCCGCCCGCAGTGGCGGGACGCAACGGCAAGGCCAGGGGAGCGGTGACCGGCATCCGGTGCTCCCGCCACGAGAAGATCGTCATCGCCGACGACGATGTGCGGTACGGCCGGCAGCAGCTGACGACGGTGCTCGACCGGCTGGATGCCGCTGATGCGGTGCGGCCGCAGAACGTGTTCGTCCCGGCGCCGTGGCACGCCCGGTGGGACACCGGCCGGAGCCTGCTCAACCGGGGCCTCGGCGGGGACTTCTCCGGCACGGTGGCGGTGCGCCGCGGGGCGCTGCCGGAGGCGGGCTACGACACCGACGTGCTGTTCGAGAACCTCGAACTGGAGCGCACGGTCCGCGCGCACGGCGGCCGGGTGGATGTGGCATCCGACGTGTATGTCGCCCGCCGCCCGCCCGAGCTGGCGAAGTTCTTCGAGCAGCGCGTGCGTCAGGCGTATGACGATCTCGCGCAGCCGGGGCGCTTGGCGCGCGAGCTGGCGCTGCTGCCGCTCATGGTGGCGTTGCTGCGCGCACGGAACGTGTGGGGGCTGGCCGTGCTGGCCGCGGTCGTCGTCGCTGTCGCGGCGATCGGGCGTGCCCGCGCGGGCGGGCGACGGCACTTCCGTGCGACGGACTGCCTGTGGGCGGTGCCGTGGGCGATGGAGCGCGCCGTCACCGTCTGGATCGCGGTGGCGCTGCGCCTGCGCGGCGGCGTGCGCTACCGCGACGGACGCATTCTTCGCGCGGCGACGCCGTTGCGCACGCTCAGGAGGGCGACATGA
- a CDS encoding MBL fold metallo-hydrolase — MTAPTTPWQECAPGAHRLSRAQVNCYLLAGADGLTLVDTGLPGMWRDLVSLLRTLDATPSDIDAVLLTHGHFDHVGMSRQLAEDHAVRHFVHEGDRRLARHPYRYRHAAPRWVYPLRHPRAIPILARMTAAGALTVKGVEAEGTVVPGRALDVPGTPVPVFTPGHTDGHCAFLLPASGVLLSGDALVTLDPYTGASGPRIVANAATADPDSALTALTALAGTGANTVLPGHGEPWTEGIRAAVTLAAREGTA, encoded by the coding sequence ATGACCGCACCCACGACGCCCTGGCAGGAATGCGCGCCCGGCGCGCACCGGCTGTCCCGCGCGCAGGTGAACTGCTACCTGCTGGCCGGCGCCGACGGCCTCACTCTCGTCGACACGGGGCTCCCCGGCATGTGGCGGGATCTCGTCTCCTTGTTGCGGACGCTGGATGCCACGCCGTCGGACATCGACGCCGTGCTGCTGACCCACGGCCACTTCGACCACGTCGGCATGTCGCGACAGCTGGCGGAGGATCACGCCGTGCGGCACTTCGTGCACGAGGGCGACCGGCGCCTCGCGCGGCATCCGTATCGGTACCGGCATGCGGCACCCCGCTGGGTGTATCCGCTGCGGCATCCGCGTGCCATCCCGATCCTCGCCCGCATGACGGCAGCCGGCGCCCTCACGGTGAAGGGCGTCGAGGCTGAGGGCACCGTCGTGCCGGGGCGTGCACTGGATGTCCCCGGCACCCCGGTGCCGGTCTTCACCCCCGGGCACACCGACGGGCACTGCGCGTTCTTGCTGCCCGCCTCCGGCGTCCTCCTCTCCGGCGACGCGCTGGTGACGCTCGACCCCTACACCGGCGCATCGGGTCCCAGAATCGTCGCCAACGCGGCCACGGCCGATCCGGACTCGGCACTCACGGCCCTGACAGCCCTCGCCGGGACCGGCGCGAACACAGTGCTCCCCGGACATGGCGAGCCCTGGACCGAGGGCATCCGCGCCGCGGTCACCCTCGCCGCGCGCGAGGGCACGGCATGA
- a CDS encoding MFS transporter, which translates to MAMFVLVVDTSIMNVSISAVVADIGTTVSGVQSAIALEALVSAAFILIGSKTGDLIGRKRAYVIGLLCYAAGAIAMTLAQTLLPIIVFWAVVGGLGASLLLPSMQSLIHGNFEGAAQKRVYALVGGSAAIAAAVGPLIGGFITTFWSWRIAFLLEALVIGVVLTGIKLVHDVPYTGSRKIDAVGSILSVVGMGGVVIGILVWQEGEGPVLAIIAVGLLGLGSLAYWLVRRQRQGNAMLLDPDLFRSKPFRIGVTQQMLQQIALGGSMIVLPIYLQMVLGYNALQAGLSIAPLSLSMFAVAMIAGKMQRPIRPANLVLWGFLLLLVGLLALIPVVPRATSGWLLLVPLLVCGCGLGLLVSQLNNYTLSPITDERVSEAAGVNSAAGSFGLSFGLAFAGAIMLASLAYVFTGMSNASTVLPGEEKQQVAQVLQEDAEFMSNDLLAGLLVDQPEPIQEEVIRINTEARPIALQIALLIPILTAVVGVINAFRMRRLADPVSAGSGGHSLLD; encoded by the coding sequence ATGGCGATGTTCGTCCTGGTGGTCGACACCTCGATCATGAACGTGTCGATCTCGGCAGTGGTGGCGGACATCGGCACCACCGTCAGCGGCGTCCAGTCGGCCATCGCGCTGGAAGCGCTCGTGTCCGCGGCGTTCATCCTCATCGGCAGCAAGACGGGCGACCTCATCGGGCGCAAACGCGCGTACGTGATCGGGCTGCTCTGCTACGCCGCCGGCGCGATCGCGATGACCCTCGCCCAGACGCTGCTGCCGATCATCGTCTTCTGGGCCGTCGTCGGCGGTTTGGGTGCCTCCCTTCTGCTGCCGTCGATGCAGTCCCTCATCCACGGCAACTTCGAGGGCGCCGCACAGAAGCGGGTCTACGCGCTGGTGGGAGGTTCGGCGGCGATCGCCGCTGCGGTGGGGCCGCTGATCGGCGGCTTCATCACCACGTTCTGGTCCTGGCGCATCGCCTTCCTGCTCGAAGCTCTCGTGATCGGGGTCGTGCTGACGGGCATCAAGCTCGTCCACGATGTGCCGTACACCGGGTCCCGAAAGATCGACGCAGTGGGCTCGATCCTGTCGGTGGTCGGCATGGGCGGAGTCGTGATCGGCATCCTGGTGTGGCAGGAGGGCGAAGGTCCGGTGCTCGCGATCATCGCCGTCGGCCTCCTCGGCCTCGGGAGCCTCGCCTACTGGCTCGTTCGCCGTCAGCGCCAGGGCAATGCGATGCTGCTGGATCCCGACCTGTTCCGCTCGAAGCCGTTCCGCATCGGCGTCACGCAGCAGATGCTGCAGCAGATCGCCCTCGGCGGCTCGATGATCGTCCTCCCCATCTACCTGCAGATGGTGCTCGGCTACAACGCGCTGCAGGCCGGGCTGTCGATCGCACCGCTGTCGCTGAGCATGTTCGCCGTCGCCATGATCGCCGGCAAGATGCAGCGGCCCATCCGCCCCGCGAACCTGGTGCTGTGGGGGTTCCTGCTGCTGCTGGTGGGCCTGCTCGCCCTCATTCCCGTCGTGCCGCGCGCGACCAGCGGCTGGCTGCTGCTGGTCCCGCTCCTGGTCTGCGGCTGCGGGCTGGGGCTGCTGGTGTCGCAGCTGAACAACTACACCCTCTCCCCGATCACCGACGAACGCGTCAGCGAAGCCGCCGGCGTCAACTCCGCCGCGGGGTCATTCGGTCTGTCGTTCGGCCTGGCCTTCGCGGGCGCGATCATGCTCGCATCCCTCGCCTACGTCTTCACCGGGATGTCCAACGCGAGCACCGTCCTCCCCGGCGAGGAGAAGCAGCAGGTCGCGCAGGTCCTTCAGGAGGATGCCGAGTTCATGTCCAATGACCTGCTCGCCGGGCTCCTGGTCGACCAGCCGGAACCGATCCAGGAGGAGGTGATCCGCATCAACACCGAGGCACGCCCGATCGCGCTGCAGATCGCCCTGCTCATCCCTATCCTCACCGCCGTCGTCGGCGTCATCAACGCCTTCCGGATGCGACGACTCGCCGACCCGGTATCCGCCGGATCCGGGGGGCACTCCCTGCTCGACTGA